One Chroogloeocystis siderophila 5.2 s.c.1 DNA segment encodes these proteins:
- a CDS encoding flavin reductase family protein produces the protein MLSFVPEEMKPRAPYHLLTSIVAPRPIAWVSTISQDGKPNLAPYSFFNAVAGFPPTIMFSVSYRQTKEPKEKDTLRNVREVKEFVCHIVDETMANAMIETAVDLPYGINEFEFAQLTTIPATDVQPLRIADAAVAMECQVTQIVPVEGATNVMVLGRILRFHVREDLYRPEMGLVDTVRMKPITRLGGAVEYTKIGELFFLGNH, from the coding sequence ATGCTTTCTTTTGTGCCTGAAGAAATGAAGCCTCGCGCTCCTTATCACTTACTAACTAGTATTGTTGCACCTCGTCCGATCGCTTGGGTGTCCACAATCAGTCAAGATGGTAAACCAAATCTTGCACCTTACTCGTTTTTCAATGCTGTTGCGGGTTTTCCACCCACAATTATGTTTTCGGTATCGTATCGCCAAACGAAGGAACCCAAGGAAAAAGACACATTACGCAATGTACGCGAGGTTAAGGAGTTTGTCTGTCATATTGTCGATGAGACAATGGCAAACGCCATGATTGAAACCGCAGTTGATTTACCCTATGGCATAAATGAATTTGAATTCGCGCAACTCACTACTATTCCAGCAACTGATGTGCAGCCATTACGGATTGCTGATGCGGCTGTGGCGATGGAGTGTCAAGTCACGCAGATTGTTCCTGTAGAAGGAGCGACAAATGTTATGGTGTTAGGTCGTATCTTACGCTTTCATGTCCGCGAAGACTTGTATCGTCCTGAAATGGGATTAGTTGATACTGTCCGCATGAAGCCGATTACGCGATTAGGTGGTGCGGTGGAATATACCAAGATTGGGGAGTTGTTTTTCTTGGGAAATCATTGA
- a CDS encoding ABC transporter substrate-binding protein: MSKLFAHQFSRRTVLGAAMFAGASWLLKSCAADTATDSPQGSGQFVAAVFPGTTETLAREKLAPEFTQATGTQVSLVPLLAFEQVARLQASKTNPPFDVVLLDDGQTNIATSEGLIQQFPADSSENTKNVESAFLSTEGFAPIFYAQGVVLAYNTERIQTPPTSWEALSNSNLSGSAGLVSMNSVLGTSFMVELARTRGGGESNIEPAFSMLQEILPNVNGVAANPGALLTLFQQGEVDIAPMWHNDAAYLKTRGIPVEWVVPESGLVGARYSMNVVSNPRSSLELAVSYIDTALSDEVQSYLSSSPYFYIPANSNVPLAPEIAEQLQASNLTEFMQRVSILDWKTINTQRSAWIERFNREVQA, translated from the coding sequence ATGTCAAAGTTGTTTGCTCATCAGTTTTCACGTCGTACAGTTCTTGGCGCTGCTATGTTTGCGGGTGCAAGTTGGCTACTCAAAAGTTGTGCTGCTGATACAGCTACAGATTCACCTCAAGGTAGTGGACAATTTGTTGCCGCAGTGTTTCCTGGTACAACCGAAACCTTGGCTAGGGAAAAATTAGCACCTGAATTTACTCAAGCGACTGGAACGCAAGTAAGTCTTGTGCCATTATTAGCATTTGAACAAGTCGCACGTCTTCAAGCATCTAAAACTAATCCACCTTTTGATGTAGTACTGCTAGATGACGGACAAACAAATATTGCTACAAGCGAAGGTTTAATTCAACAGTTTCCAGCAGATTCGAGTGAGAACACTAAAAATGTTGAGTCTGCGTTTCTGAGTACTGAAGGTTTCGCTCCCATTTTTTACGCGCAAGGAGTTGTCTTAGCTTACAACACAGAAAGAATTCAAACTCCACCGACTTCTTGGGAAGCTTTATCAAACAGCAATCTTTCTGGTAGTGCTGGCTTAGTGAGTATGAATAGTGTATTAGGAACCAGCTTTATGGTCGAGTTAGCACGCACGCGGGGAGGCGGTGAATCAAATATTGAACCTGCGTTTAGTATGCTGCAAGAAATATTACCGAATGTCAATGGTGTTGCTGCAAATCCTGGCGCATTGTTGACGTTGTTTCAACAAGGAGAAGTTGACATTGCACCAATGTGGCATAACGATGCTGCATATTTAAAAACGCGAGGAATACCAGTAGAATGGGTAGTCCCTGAATCTGGACTTGTTGGGGCGCGTTACAGCATGAACGTTGTCAGCAATCCGCGATCGAGTTTAGAGTTAGCAGTTTCGTATATCGATACAGCACTTTCTGACGAGGTGCAGTCATATCTTTCTAGTAGTCCCTACTTCTATATTCCGGCAAATTCAAATGTACCCTTAGCACCTGAAATTGCTGAACAGCTACAAGCAAGCAATTTAACTGAGTTTATGCAAAGAGTCAGTATCTTAGATTGGAAAACGATTAATACGCAGCGATCGGCTTGGATTGAGCGGTTTAACCGAGAGGTACAGGCATAA
- a CDS encoding hydroxyisourate hydrolase — protein MAGGISIHVVDVTRGLPATGMEVEIFKVGGEKIAADVLSHQGVLDHSVVRGENVEPGNYEVVFHIGEFYRQLGYALPNEFPFLDVVPFRFGISDVEQHCHLPLKVSPWGFSLFRGG, from the coding sequence ATGGCAGGTGGAATTTCAATTCATGTTGTCGATGTCACGCGGGGACTACCCGCCACCGGAATGGAAGTAGAAATTTTCAAAGTTGGCGGCGAGAAGATTGCAGCAGATGTGTTATCGCACCAAGGCGTGTTAGATCATTCTGTGGTTCGTGGTGAAAATGTTGAACCTGGTAACTACGAAGTTGTCTTCCATATTGGTGAGTTTTACCGTCAACTTGGTTACGCTTTACCTAATGAATTTCCTTTTTTAGATGTTGTTCCGTTTCGCTTTGGTATTAGTGACGTCGAGCAACATTGTCATCTTCCACTTAAGGTTTCACCTTGGGGTTTTTCGCTGTTTCGCGGCGGATAG
- a CDS encoding ABC transporter permease, translated as MSTTTVRASSGQLDKLDRLSFGWVMWGIAIFSLIILSLPTVIVLIASFSSAQTLRFPPTGFSLQWYLALFDYPELWSAAVTSLQAALWTTLICIVLGVCASLAMAGSRARWVAAMDALVMSPLALPGIAVGLGILTYFSVLGVRLSLVTLVLSHVVICIPYLVRTTLASLIQLGTSLREASTVLGASPAYTFFHVTLPLIKQGVITGGFMAFLTSFDNITVSLFLSDARTEVLPIRMWSMIENDLDVRAAAISGILIVATALLMVLMERISGLSKFLVKS; from the coding sequence GTGTCAACTACTACAGTTCGCGCTTCATCAGGTCAACTTGATAAGTTAGATCGCTTATCTTTCGGTTGGGTCATGTGGGGTATTGCCATTTTTAGTCTGATTATCTTGTCACTACCTACTGTAATTGTCTTAATTGCTTCATTTAGTTCCGCACAAACGCTGCGATTTCCGCCAACAGGTTTCTCGTTGCAGTGGTATCTAGCTTTATTCGATTATCCAGAGTTATGGTCAGCAGCGGTAACAAGTCTTCAAGCGGCATTGTGGACAACGCTCATTTGTATTGTACTTGGTGTCTGTGCTTCTTTAGCAATGGCAGGCAGTCGTGCCCGCTGGGTAGCAGCGATGGATGCTTTAGTCATGTCGCCGTTGGCTTTACCAGGTATCGCTGTGGGTTTGGGAATTCTGACTTATTTCAGTGTACTTGGAGTAAGACTTTCCTTAGTAACACTTGTATTGAGTCACGTTGTGATCTGTATTCCCTACCTTGTGCGCACGACACTTGCAAGTTTGATTCAACTGGGAACATCGTTGCGGGAAGCTTCAACGGTACTTGGTGCAAGTCCTGCTTATACGTTCTTTCATGTCACGTTACCACTGATTAAACAAGGGGTGATTACTGGTGGATTTATGGCATTTTTGACTTCGTTTGACAATATCACGGTTTCTTTATTTTTATCAGATGCCCGCACCGAAGTCCTACCAATTCGGATGTGGTCAATGATTGAAAACGATTTAGATGTCCGCGCGGCAGCAATTTCAGGAATCTTGATTGTGGCAACAGCATTGCTGATGGTATTAATGGAACGCATCTCAGGTTTATCTAAGTTCTTGGTTAAGTCTTAA
- a CDS encoding ABC transporter permease: protein MTAKLFAPREWQLALPLAIFLHLFYVAPLAVLLASSFQTAPGEPSFTLAQYGQFFQDAVNRKVLLDTFWLGVQVTLACLLFGYPVAYVYANAPAKWKGILTFLILLPLLTSSVVRTFGWVVILGRQGLVNSLLQGLGITQEPIRLLFTHPGVAIAMTQIQLPFMVLPIVASLSQIDPRLAAASASLGGGAWRTFWKITFPLTLPGIISGCLLVFAITVSSFVTPSIIGGGQIMYMPTLIYQQGVVLLNRSFAATISAILLAMVLIVVFALSNLGQKSRDYVH from the coding sequence ATGACCGCTAAGTTATTTGCCCCACGAGAATGGCAGTTAGCACTACCACTTGCTATTTTCTTACACTTATTTTATGTCGCTCCGTTGGCTGTTTTGCTAGCATCAAGCTTTCAAACTGCGCCTGGTGAACCTAGCTTTACTTTGGCACAGTACGGGCAATTTTTCCAAGATGCCGTCAACCGTAAAGTTTTACTCGACACTTTTTGGCTGGGAGTGCAAGTCACACTTGCTTGTTTGCTATTTGGCTACCCCGTTGCCTACGTTTATGCAAATGCACCCGCGAAGTGGAAAGGAATTTTGACCTTTTTGATTTTGTTACCACTGCTAACAAGTTCAGTTGTCCGGACTTTTGGCTGGGTGGTGATTTTAGGTAGACAAGGACTCGTTAATTCGCTATTGCAAGGTTTGGGGATAACACAAGAACCGATCAGGCTGTTGTTTACCCATCCAGGTGTGGCGATCGCCATGACACAAATTCAACTGCCTTTTATGGTTTTGCCTATTGTGGCGTCATTATCACAGATCGATCCGCGACTCGCCGCAGCATCAGCAAGTTTAGGTGGTGGCGCTTGGCGGACATTCTGGAAAATTACTTTTCCTCTGACATTACCTGGAATCATTTCTGGTTGCTTGCTGGTTTTTGCAATTACCGTAAGTTCTTTTGTAACTCCCTCTATTATCGGTGGCGGTCAAATTATGTATATGCCAACGCTGATTTATCAACAAGGCGTTGTGCTTTTAAATCGTTCCTTTGCTGCAACGATCTCTGCGATTTTACTGGCAATGGTTTTAATCGTTGTTTTTGCACTGAGTAACTTAGGTCAAAAAAGCCGTGATTACGTTCACTAG
- a CDS encoding extracellular solute-binding protein, with amino-acid sequence MSHILTTKMTRRAVLGAGLFVGSSLLLKGCQNASSVSSTQELIVTTYGGSWEEGHRRELASSFTQTHNANVRVISEPGLEAVAKVLAARQQPPYDVILIPEGPMFTAQAEGVLQEFPPDASQNHANILPQYHNQALAPMVASQVLGIAYNPERISNPPRSLLDLWSSEYRDRVGIPSLESGLGTTFFVELARLEGGSENDVEGAFAKLTQLRPNLAAVAPNPGSLATLLQQGEIDIAPHWFDYVSGIRGRGAVVEWVAPTEELASSSSSLQVVRNSQATKLATAYVDTALSLEVQNAMAQPPYNFLPTHQDATIPVELAQLLSENARDRVDARIFIPDWQAINPNRSAWIERFDREVKI; translated from the coding sequence ATGTCTCACATACTTACCACTAAAATGACTCGCCGTGCTGTGCTTGGTGCTGGACTTTTTGTTGGTTCTAGTTTGTTGTTAAAAGGATGTCAAAACGCATCATCGGTATCAAGTACCCAAGAATTAATTGTGACAACTTATGGTGGTTCTTGGGAAGAAGGGCATCGTCGGGAACTTGCGAGTTCATTTACACAAACTCATAACGCTAATGTGCGTGTGATTTCTGAACCAGGTTTAGAAGCTGTTGCCAAAGTATTAGCAGCACGACAGCAACCTCCGTATGATGTCATTTTGATTCCGGAAGGACCGATGTTTACAGCACAAGCCGAAGGTGTGCTGCAAGAATTTCCACCAGATGCGAGTCAAAATCATGCCAATATTCTGCCGCAGTATCACAATCAAGCATTAGCCCCAATGGTAGCTTCGCAGGTTTTGGGAATTGCCTACAATCCAGAACGAATTTCTAATCCACCGCGATCGCTCTTAGATCTTTGGAGTTCGGAGTATCGCGATCGTGTCGGGATTCCTTCATTAGAAAGTGGGTTGGGAACGACGTTTTTTGTCGAACTAGCGCGGTTAGAAGGAGGTAGTGAAAATGACGTAGAAGGTGCATTCGCAAAATTAACACAACTACGCCCCAATCTTGCTGCAGTTGCACCCAATCCTGGAAGTTTAGCAACCCTATTACAACAGGGTGAAATTGATATTGCGCCGCATTGGTTCGACTACGTTAGTGGAATTCGTGGTAGAGGAGCTGTCGTTGAGTGGGTTGCTCCGACTGAAGAACTTGCGTCATCGAGTTCCTCATTACAGGTTGTGAGAAATTCACAAGCGACTAAACTGGCAACTGCTTATGTAGATACGGCACTTTCGTTAGAAGTCCAAAATGCGATGGCGCAGCCACCTTACAACTTTCTACCCACGCACCAAGACGCGACGATTCCTGTAGAACTAGCACAATTACTAAGCGAAAATGCGCGCGATCGCGTCGATGCCAGAATATTTATTCCCGATTGGCAAGCTATCAACCCCAATCGTTCAGCTTGGATTGAACGTTTTGATCGAGAGGTGAAAATTTAA
- a CDS encoding extracellular solute-binding protein, whose amino-acid sequence MSHRRLNSLSRRAFLGASLFAGTSLVLKACGGTTATSGGNGGGRIVATCFAGSWEQFYRNVLIPAFTKVHGGEVSLVTMVSLEQVAQLNASPNNPPFDIVLLDEGPFNAAPQEKLFVKPDVNLIQNYADVLPELQHPDGWAPTTGVQVMGIAYNPKTVATPPNSWDDLWDSKYRNRVSMQGMQTTQGTSLMVQIAKMHGGDETNIEPAFSALQDLKPNLTGIAANAGALATLFQQEEIDLAPHDLNNVVALRSRGVNIDWVMPQEGGIALRPAQQIVRNTTVDPELAATFIDTALSADVQSAMASEPYYFLPSNRNVVLSGVLAEKLGNNSEEVLDKLVLLDWNAINKQRTAWIERFDREVQV is encoded by the coding sequence ATGTCCCACCGGAGATTAAATTCTCTTTCTCGACGTGCTTTTTTGGGAGCAAGTTTATTTGCAGGGACAAGTCTCGTTCTCAAAGCTTGTGGTGGAACAACTGCGACGAGTGGAGGTAATGGTGGTGGAAGGATTGTTGCCACCTGCTTTGCTGGTAGTTGGGAACAGTTTTATCGCAATGTTCTGATTCCAGCTTTTACTAAAGTTCACGGGGGAGAAGTAAGCTTAGTAACAATGGTGTCACTAGAGCAAGTTGCTCAACTAAACGCCTCACCGAATAATCCTCCGTTTGATATTGTTTTACTTGATGAAGGTCCATTCAACGCTGCTCCACAAGAAAAGTTATTTGTCAAGCCTGACGTTAATTTAATTCAAAATTACGCTGATGTCTTACCTGAGTTGCAACATCCTGATGGCTGGGCACCAACGACAGGCGTTCAAGTTATGGGTATTGCTTATAATCCCAAAACAGTAGCAACTCCGCCGAATTCTTGGGATGATCTGTGGGATTCCAAGTATCGCAATCGAGTATCTATGCAAGGAATGCAGACGACTCAAGGAACTTCTTTGATGGTGCAAATTGCGAAGATGCATGGGGGAGATGAGACAAATATTGAGCCAGCGTTTAGCGCACTACAAGACTTAAAACCAAATTTAACAGGAATTGCGGCAAATGCAGGAGCTTTAGCGACACTCTTTCAACAAGAGGAAATTGATTTAGCACCACACGATCTCAATAATGTTGTTGCTTTGCGATCGCGTGGCGTGAATATTGATTGGGTAATGCCTCAAGAAGGCGGAATTGCTTTACGTCCGGCGCAACAGATTGTTAGAAATACAACTGTCGATCCAGAATTGGCAGCTACTTTTATTGATACTGCGCTGAGTGCTGATGTGCAAAGTGCAATGGCATCGGAGCCTTATTACTTTTTACCTTCTAATCGTAATGTTGTGTTATCGGGTGTGTTGGCAGAAAAGCTGGGTAATAACTCAGAAGAGGTTTTAGATAAATTGGTACTTCTTGATTGGAACGCTATTAATAAACAGCGTACGGCTTGGATTGAGCGATTTGATCGCGAGGTACAAGTTTGA
- a CDS encoding extracellular solute-binding protein, which translates to MSNRRMLVMSRRVMLGTSLFAGASLLLKACANNATTNPATTGGKLIATTLPGSWEQFNRTVLVPKFAADTNAEAALVPLVSADQVAKLQASPNNPPFDVLSLDSGVFEGVPKEKLFQKLPIAQLQNYNELAPQFQTQDAWGALIGVQAVGIAYNPQTVKTPPSSWQDLWSSQYKGRVALMAMRNNHTIGFMQKIAKIHGGSSENLEPAFAALAELTPNLTGVVANAGALITLFQQGEVDLAPHDLNSVKLLQSKGVDIDWVMPQEGGFALTPIMTIVQNPTASVELATAYVDAAISTDVQTQMTQTNYVLPTNRNVPIPEAIAQKLGNNLEEILTKLEFLDWGTINKHRTAWIEQFDQTVQA; encoded by the coding sequence ATGTCAAACCGCCGAATGCTCGTCATGAGTCGTCGAGTTATGCTAGGAACAAGTTTGTTTGCAGGCGCAAGTTTACTTCTAAAGGCGTGTGCTAACAACGCAACAACTAATCCGGCTACTACTGGCGGAAAATTAATTGCCACAACTCTACCAGGTTCGTGGGAGCAATTTAATCGTACTGTTCTTGTACCTAAGTTTGCTGCGGATACCAATGCTGAAGCCGCGCTAGTTCCATTAGTTTCAGCAGATCAAGTTGCTAAATTACAAGCATCTCCTAATAATCCACCCTTTGATGTCCTATCGCTAGATTCTGGTGTATTTGAAGGTGTTCCGAAAGAAAAACTTTTTCAGAAATTGCCGATCGCACAACTGCAAAACTACAACGAACTTGCTCCACAATTTCAAACTCAAGATGCTTGGGGTGCTTTAATTGGAGTACAAGCAGTAGGTATTGCATATAATCCCCAAACTGTCAAAACACCGCCATCTTCTTGGCAAGATTTGTGGAGTTCGCAATACAAAGGTCGCGTAGCACTCATGGCAATGCGGAATAATCACACGATTGGTTTTATGCAGAAAATTGCCAAAATTCACGGTGGTAGTAGTGAGAATCTAGAACCAGCGTTTGCGGCTTTAGCAGAACTCACACCAAATTTGACAGGTGTTGTTGCAAATGCAGGCGCACTTATTACTTTATTTCAGCAAGGCGAGGTAGATCTTGCACCACATGACTTAAATAGTGTCAAATTGCTGCAATCAAAAGGAGTTGATATTGATTGGGTAATGCCTCAAGAAGGAGGATTTGCACTGACACCAATTATGACGATTGTACAAAATCCCACAGCAAGTGTGGAACTAGCAACTGCTTATGTTGATGCTGCGATCAGTACTGATGTTCAAACGCAAATGACCCAGACAAATTATGTTTTGCCGACTAATCGTAATGTTCCGATTCCAGAAGCGATCGCTCAGAAACTCGGTAACAATCTCGAAGAAATCTTGACAAAGCTTGAGTTTCTGGACTGGGGAACAATTAACAAGCACCGCACAGCATGGATTGAGCAATTTGATCAAACTGTCCAAGCCTAA
- a CDS encoding ABC transporter ATP-binding protein: protein MESVKHIELVSSLVPVRASEDYSGHSLALEEIVHRFGDMVALQDIHLNIQPGEFVSLLGPSGCGKTTLLRIISGFLKPTSGRILIDGQSVGALSPKQRGVGIVFQNYALFPHMTVWDNVAYGLRANRVPRGRVANKVGEMLELVQLSHLAKRYPSELSGGQQQRVAIARALAVEPKLMLLDEPFSALDKNLRLDMQIEIRRLLKEQDITAILVTHDQEEAMSMSDRIAVMSQGTIHQFDPPSQIYDKPATLFVSTFVGTCNLLPGKLVERDTSDCLVEVPGGGKLRVANQERVQSHNDVLLAVRPENLRIQTQPGTHCLPTIVEMCLPLGAVMTYEVQIAPNTKVKVTQPRLPGTRPLQQGQQIYLELVSPQACALFPAMS, encoded by the coding sequence ATGGAATCGGTGAAGCATATTGAGTTAGTGAGCAGCCTTGTTCCAGTTCGAGCTAGCGAAGATTACTCTGGTCATAGCTTAGCGCTTGAGGAGATCGTGCATCGTTTTGGCGACATGGTGGCGCTGCAAGATATTCATCTGAATATTCAACCAGGTGAATTTGTCTCGCTGCTTGGTCCGAGCGGTTGCGGTAAAACAACGTTGCTACGAATTATCTCTGGCTTTCTCAAACCAACTTCTGGCAGAATTCTGATCGATGGTCAATCGGTAGGCGCACTTTCACCCAAGCAGCGGGGTGTAGGAATTGTCTTTCAAAACTACGCCTTGTTTCCCCACATGACGGTTTGGGACAACGTGGCGTATGGATTGCGTGCTAACCGAGTGCCGCGTGGTAGAGTTGCTAATAAAGTTGGCGAGATGCTCGAGCTTGTGCAACTAAGTCATCTTGCCAAGCGTTATCCGAGTGAATTATCCGGCGGACAACAACAGCGAGTTGCAATCGCGCGTGCGTTAGCAGTAGAACCGAAGCTCATGCTCTTGGATGAGCCTTTCAGTGCGCTAGATAAAAATCTGCGGCTTGATATGCAAATTGAAATTCGCCGCTTGTTGAAAGAGCAAGATATTACTGCGATTTTGGTCACTCACGACCAAGAAGAAGCAATGAGTATGTCAGATCGCATTGCGGTCATGTCCCAGGGAACAATTCATCAATTTGATCCTCCCAGCCAAATTTACGATAAACCTGCAACACTTTTTGTGAGTACGTTTGTTGGTACTTGCAACCTTTTACCTGGTAAGCTCGTTGAACGCGATACTTCAGATTGCCTTGTAGAAGTACCTGGAGGCGGAAAACTCCGAGTTGCAAATCAGGAAAGAGTACAGTCACACAACGATGTTTTGTTAGCAGTCAGACCTGAAAATTTGCGGATTCAAACGCAACCTGGCACGCATTGCTTACCGACTATCGTAGAAATGTGTTTACCGTTGGGTGCTGTCATGACATACGAAGTGCAAATTGCACCTAATACGAAAGTTAAGGTAACACAACCACGCCTTCCTGGAACTCGTCCTCTGCAACAAGGACAGCAAATTTACCTAGAACTTGTATCACCACAAGCTTGTGCGTTGTTTCCCGCAATGAGTTAA
- a CDS encoding extracellular solute-binding protein encodes MSDLIRMSRRALLGAGLFAGTSLLLKGCGGNEASQGNGGRLVAATFTGSWEEAHRTILVPYFAEKTGTTTNLVPQLAIDQVAQLTASANSPPYDVALLDEGPFRNAPVEEILQPFPVDLSENFQDLLPQYQTKADQWGPTIAVQAIGIGYNTERISTPPTSWEDLWKPEYAGRLGLVSMQSTVGTAFMVQLARMRGGGENNIEPAFEAIREILPNVAAVASNPGALSVLFQQGEIDIAPHYLNNMAPLTAAGTEVDWVVPQEGALLISPSMHIVRNPRERELATAYIDAAISPEVQTQMASAPYYFVPTNSKAQISGFIAERLGNTTEAVVDKLIPLDWQTISKNLPTWIERFNREVVV; translated from the coding sequence ATGTCTGATTTAATACGGATGTCGCGTCGCGCTCTTTTGGGGGCTGGACTTTTTGCAGGAACAAGCTTACTGCTCAAAGGTTGTGGTGGGAATGAAGCATCGCAAGGCAATGGTGGTAGACTTGTTGCAGCAACCTTTACAGGAAGTTGGGAAGAAGCACATCGGACAATTTTAGTGCCTTACTTTGCCGAAAAAACTGGAACTACGACGAACTTAGTACCGCAATTAGCAATTGACCAAGTTGCACAACTCACAGCATCAGCTAATAGCCCTCCTTATGATGTGGCACTTTTAGATGAAGGACCGTTTCGCAATGCTCCAGTTGAGGAAATTTTACAACCTTTTCCTGTTGACCTGAGTGAAAACTTTCAAGATCTGTTACCACAGTATCAAACAAAAGCGGATCAATGGGGACCTACTATAGCTGTTCAAGCAATTGGTATTGGTTATAATACTGAACGCATTTCCACACCACCGACATCATGGGAAGATTTATGGAAGCCAGAATATGCAGGTCGTCTTGGGCTTGTGAGCATGCAAAGTACCGTAGGAACTGCTTTTATGGTGCAACTTGCGCGGATGCGCGGCGGTGGTGAAAACAATATTGAACCTGCTTTTGAGGCAATTCGTGAAATACTACCAAACGTTGCTGCGGTTGCTTCTAATCCTGGTGCGCTTTCGGTTTTGTTTCAGCAAGGAGAGATTGATATCGCTCCGCATTATTTGAATAATATGGCTCCTCTCACAGCCGCAGGAACGGAAGTAGATTGGGTTGTTCCGCAAGAGGGTGCACTATTAATTAGCCCGTCAATGCACATTGTCAGAAATCCTAGAGAGCGCGAACTCGCTACTGCGTATATCGATGCAGCAATTAGCCCTGAAGTGCAAACGCAAATGGCTTCAGCACCTTACTATTTTGTCCCAACGAATAGCAAAGCTCAAATTTCTGGTTTCATTGCCGAAAGACTAGGTAATACAACCGAGGCGGTTGTTGATAAACTTATTCCTCTCGATTGGCAAACAATTAGTAAAAACTTGCCAACGTGGATTGAACGCTTCAATCGTGAAGTTGTGGTTTAA